A window from uncultured Desulfobacter sp. encodes these proteins:
- a CDS encoding putative porin has translation MKKMTQHNKNKKESFRIVPAAAICCLLVGLLWAVFVLPAMAKAETIPNGSFDTTEALIQLLKEKGVINDKEASGFLDRHRKKATSTGQTITISSPGDQEAYLQQLSKDATQKVTNDLNNLKENYEYRSQDLIKKNILLEREVARLEEIITEEQMPALQKSSWAQRIKFGGDIRVRHESVMYDPDNATDIMDVNDPGTNHNINTTHDQHRQRVRLRFGVKANLIDQTEKNVGKVEAGMRVATGSVGNPVSTNHTLGDASNDRSDIVLDRAYVNWKYKPREEIWGGKLPQISLTGGIMENPWLSSNLIWDSDLGFEGVALNFVTDTLESNPFKAFVTMGYFPLEESEWSQDDKFMLGGQIGFSHRPWYGWEYKLAAAYYDYNNVSGQAVTGYQTTATRRLVESMSPKYMQGGNSTFTMDQTTLGTGEERQEDLGLLAEFRLLSLSARLVNSLYFPIQVQLYADWVKNLAYDAQAMSDKLGGLYSKEEIEADSGDTGYQVGVKVGYLKPRERGEWNVSLEYRYLESDAVLDAYTDSDFHLGGTNAQGWIVGLELGLYHNLWLKARWMTSDEITNMENSDDQNSDLSVDTLQIDLNAAF, from the coding sequence ATGAAAAAAATGACGCAACATAACAAAAATAAAAAAGAATCGTTTCGAATCGTTCCGGCTGCTGCGATCTGCTGTCTTTTAGTTGGATTACTGTGGGCTGTCTTTGTTTTGCCTGCCATGGCCAAAGCAGAGACAATCCCCAATGGCAGTTTCGATACCACCGAGGCCCTGATCCAGCTGTTAAAGGAAAAAGGCGTCATCAATGATAAAGAAGCGTCAGGTTTTCTTGATAGGCATCGTAAGAAAGCCACGTCAACAGGTCAGACCATTACTATTTCTTCTCCGGGTGATCAGGAGGCGTATTTGCAGCAGTTGTCCAAGGATGCCACTCAAAAGGTTACCAATGATTTGAATAATCTCAAGGAGAACTATGAATACCGCTCCCAGGATTTAATCAAAAAAAATATTCTTCTGGAGCGTGAGGTGGCCCGGCTTGAGGAGATTATAACCGAAGAACAGATGCCTGCCCTGCAAAAATCATCCTGGGCCCAGAGAATTAAATTCGGCGGGGATATCAGGGTGCGCCATGAATCTGTGATGTATGACCCGGATAATGCAACGGATATTATGGATGTTAACGATCCTGGTACAAATCATAATATTAATACCACCCATGACCAGCATCGCCAGCGTGTCCGCCTGAGGTTCGGGGTGAAAGCTAATCTTATTGATCAGACAGAGAAAAATGTAGGAAAGGTCGAGGCCGGTATGCGTGTGGCCACAGGCAGTGTCGGAAATCCGGTGTCGACCAACCATACCCTGGGCGATGCAAGTAATGACAGATCAGATATTGTTTTGGACCGGGCGTATGTGAACTGGAAATATAAGCCCAGAGAGGAGATATGGGGCGGGAAATTACCTCAGATCTCTTTGACCGGCGGTATCATGGAGAATCCCTGGTTGTCTTCTAATTTAATCTGGGACAGTGACCTGGGCTTTGAAGGCGTGGCGCTGAATTTTGTGACAGATACCCTTGAAAGCAATCCGTTTAAAGCGTTTGTAACCATGGGGTATTTCCCCCTTGAAGAATCAGAGTGGAGCCAGGATGACAAGTTTATGCTGGGCGGACAAATTGGGTTCAGCCATCGTCCATGGTATGGATGGGAATATAAGCTGGCGGCCGCATATTATGATTACAACAACGTTTCCGGCCAGGCGGTTACAGGGTATCAAACCACAGCCACCAGGCGTCTGGTTGAGTCCATGTCTCCCAAATACATGCAAGGCGGCAACAGTACCTTTACAATGGATCAAACAACCCTTGGTACCGGGGAAGAACGGCAGGAAGATTTAGGTCTTTTGGCAGAGTTTAGATTGCTTAGTCTGTCTGCCCGTCTGGTGAACAGTCTTTATTTTCCTATTCAGGTTCAATTGTATGCAGACTGGGTGAAAAACCTGGCATATGACGCCCAGGCCATGTCTGACAAACTTGGCGGGCTTTACAGCAAGGAAGAAATTGAAGCAGATTCCGGAGATACCGGTTATCAGGTCGGTGTAAAAGTGGGGTATCTCAAGCCCAGGGAAAGGGGCGAGTGGAACGTCTCTTTGGAATACCGGTACCTCGAAAGCGATGCCGTTCTGGATGCATATACGGATTCGGATTTTCATTTGGGCGGCACCAATGCTCAAGGCTGGATAGTCGGCCTGGAACTTGGGCTTTATCACAATCTGTGGCTTAAAGCCCGCTGGATGACATCAGATGAAATTACCAATATGGAAAACAGTGATGATCAAAACAG
- a CDS encoding TonB C-terminal domain-containing protein, which translates to MNRTTKNRAMAAGVAAVVVICMVILAVFVFNMLLKEDQGKKKRQIQKITLVKPPPPKPKEKLPEPEIKKQEEVIEPEPAEQPPDDMKDLGEDDAPVGDDLGLDADGSGGGDGFGLKAKKGGRSLIDGEKIGGGGSLLRRYSWYTQILQDEIRQKVNKILEESDEIPSGRHRMMLRIRLDDIGNIVSLSVFQSSGNGKVDNIVEQAITGFKISETPPEKMPRAMKIKVTFKS; encoded by the coding sequence ATGAACCGCACAACGAAAAATAGGGCCATGGCGGCAGGCGTTGCCGCTGTGGTGGTGATCTGTATGGTCATCCTGGCGGTTTTTGTTTTCAACATGCTGCTCAAGGAGGACCAGGGAAAAAAGAAACGGCAGATTCAAAAGATTACCCTGGTGAAACCGCCGCCGCCAAAACCAAAAGAGAAACTGCCTGAGCCTGAAATAAAAAAACAAGAAGAGGTGATTGAGCCTGAACCTGCTGAACAGCCGCCGGATGACATGAAGGATCTTGGGGAAGACGATGCCCCTGTGGGCGATGATCTCGGACTTGATGCCGACGGTTCAGGCGGGGGAGACGGCTTTGGTCTTAAGGCAAAAAAAGGGGGGCGCTCCCTGATCGACGGCGAAAAAATCGGCGGGGGGGGCAGTCTGCTTCGCCGGTATTCCTGGTATACCCAGATCCTCCAGGATGAGATCCGGCAAAAGGTCAATAAAATTTTGGAAGAAAGTGATGAAATTCCATCGGGCAGACATCGAATGATGTTGAGAATACGGCTGGATGATATCGGAAACATTGTTTCTTTGTCGGTGTTTCAATCATCGGGGAACGGAAAGGTGGATAATATCGTGGAACAGGCAATTACCGGATTTAAAATCAGTGAGACACCGCCGGAAAAGATGCCTAGGGCAATGAAAATAAAGGTAACCTTTAAGAGCTGA
- a CDS encoding biopolymer transporter ExbD, whose amino-acid sequence MRRNLYTQQQFDNIDVSPLLDVAWTLLVVFIIAVTASVQGIKVNLPKASDVPSLTKPKTKAVTIDNRGQMYLDAFPVTMAELETNLRALKAMDPNFPVVIKGDAKIFYQNVMDVLDLCNRLEITQLGLVTQRLVK is encoded by the coding sequence ATGAGACGCAATCTGTATACCCAGCAGCAGTTTGACAATATTGACGTAAGTCCGCTGCTGGATGTGGCCTGGACTTTATTGGTGGTGTTTATCATCGCGGTGACGGCATCGGTGCAGGGCATTAAGGTCAATCTGCCCAAGGCAAGCGATGTTCCCAGCCTGACAAAACCCAAAACCAAAGCCGTTACTATTGATAATCGAGGACAGATGTATCTGGATGCCTTTCCTGTAACCATGGCGGAACTTGAAACCAATCTGCGGGCGCTCAAGGCTATGGACCCCAATTTCCCGGTGGTCATTAAAGGGGATGCCAAGATTTTTTACCAGAATGTCATGGATGTACTGGATCTGTGCAACAGGCTTGAGATTACACAATTGGGGCTTGTGACCCAGCGACTGGTAAAATGA